The following proteins come from a genomic window of Metarhizium brunneum chromosome 2, complete sequence:
- the DBD23 gene encoding 2,3-dihydroxybenzoate decarboxylase, with protein sequence MHGKVALEEAFALPRLHEKTRWWASLFAVNPDKHAAEMTDITDIRIKYMDKHGVGYTILSYTAPGVQDVSDPKEAQALAVEINDYVAAAIKTHPDRFGAFATLSMHNPQEAATELKRCVTQYGFKGALVNDTQRAGEDDMIFYDGPEWDVFWSTVEELDVPFYLHPRNPTGSLHEKLWAKRKWLIGPPLSFAQGVSLHVLGMVTNGVFDRHPKLQVVLGHLGEHIPFDMWRINHWFEDVKKPLGLDCKKTIREYFQQNIWITTSGHFSTTTLQFCMAEVGADRILFSIDYPFECFADACDWYDGVPINLVDKAKIGRDNARRLFKLPAFKDSEKHVGE encoded by the exons ATGCACGGAAAGGTTGCTCTTGAGGAGGCTTTCGCCCTCCCTCGCCTTCATGAGAAGACGAGATGGTGGGCTTCCCTGTTTGCCGTGAACCCAGACAAGCATGCCGCCGAGATGACGGACATTACTGATATCCGCATCAAGTACATGGACAAGCATGGGGTTGGCTATACGATTCTCTCATACACTGCTCCCGGAGTACAAGACGTCTCAGACCCCAAGGAGGCTCAGGCTCTGGCCGTAGAGATTAACGATtatgttgctgctgccattAAGACTCACCCCGATCGATTTGGAGCCTTTGC CACCCTCTCCATGCACAACCCCCAAGAAGCAGCCACCGAGCTCAAGCGCTGCGTCACCCAATACGGCTTCAAGGGCGCCCTCGTCAACGACACTCAACGGGCCGGCGAAGATGACATGATCTTCTACGACGGCCCCGAATGGGACGTCTTCTGGTCAAccgtcgaggagctcgacgTCCCCTTCTACCTGCACCCGCGTAATCCCACTGGCTCGCTCCACGAAAAGCTCTGGGCGAAGCGCAAGTGGCTCATCGGCCCCCCTCTCAGCTTCGCCCAAGGCGTGTCCCTTCACGTCCTGGGCATGGTGACCAACGGCGTCTTTGACCGCCACCCCAAACTGCAGGTTGTCCTGGGCCACCTGGGAGAGCACATCCCCTTCGACATGTGGCGCATCAACCACTGGTTCGAGGACGTCAAGAAGCCGCTGGGCCTGGACTGCAAGAAGACCATCCGGGAGTACTTCCAGCAGAACATCTGGATCACCACCAGCGGACACTTCTCCACGACGACTCTGCAGTTTTGCATGGCCGAGGTTGGGGCCGATCGCATCCTGTTCTCCATCGACTATCCGTTCGAGTGTTTTGCCGATGCGTGTGATTGGTACGACGGCGTGCCCATCAATTTggtcgacaaggccaagattggaAGGGATAATGCGAGGCGGCTATTCAAGCTGCCTGCGTTCAAGGACTCTGAGAAGCATGTCGGTGAATAA
- the smtB gene encoding Succinyl-CoA--L-malate CoA-transferase beta subunit has product MGSKHTPYSSIAETSRILDFLLPLFDHVSLPAQARNKRANVRFTGTRDQPYFPIPFKETELAAALKAVEGCVASALADEKFGQEQRDRRIVVDQEKTTAFLFQTYLARVGGLGKLDKGVRALLKDTDLLQAQSNPYRRMSANLYETAERGEYYHIHGSLEASTTLKMIGLEPHRPDLESHQDIVNTIEPAVRKHTVEQLEAMNARHRQAGVKAFRHDEFLQTPHGRENWSLPPWSVESLETSTPRVPLPSTGDRRILSGIKVLDLCRIIAGPTIARILGEYGAEVLKVTSPNLSDVPFFQVDGNMGKRTAALDLKTPGGRRAFEELLRDVDVVVDGYRPGAMERLGYGPKVLADMAARRGRGVVYVNENCFGYKGEWAGRPGWQQIADCVTGVAWEQGRFMGLDEPVVPPFPISDYGAGCIAAIAALTGLYHRATRGGSWHGMASLLHYDLLLFKVGLLPRHVQEELRRQAGPEFLGLRHAHSVEQISGTALRRMRQLFPEFVDDARYLDHWYAEGYKANVSVVLPVVEIEGLDISFQRASRPNGSNEASWDGGDGGEEGDCRIAAS; this is encoded by the exons ATGGGCTCCAAACACACCCCGTACAGCTCTATAGCCGAGACGTCCAGAATCCTGGATTTTCTACTGCCCTTGTTCGACCATGTTTCCCTCCCGGCACAGGCGAGAAATAAGCGTGCAAATGTGCGCTTCACAGGCACCAGAGACCAGCCATATTTCCCCATCCCCTTTAAAGAAACCGAGCTCGCAGCTGCACTAAAAGCCGTAGAGGGATGCGTGGCCTCCGCCCTGGCAGATGAGAAATTCGGCCAGGAACAACGGGACAGACGGATCGTCGTGGACCAggagaagacgacggcatTCTTGTTCCAGACTTACCTGGCGAGAGTCGGGGGACTAGGAAAGCTAGACAAGGGAGTCCGGGCGCTTCTGAAAG ACACCGACCTGCTGCAGGCGCAGTCCAACCCGTACCGGCGCATGTCGGCGAATCTGTACGAGACCGCCGAAAGGGGCGAGTACTATCACATCCACGGATCTCTGGAGGCGTCGACCACGCTGAAAATGATTGGGCTGGAGCCGCACCGTCCGGACCTGGAGTCGCATCAGGACATTGTCAACACGATCGAGCCGGCGGTGAGGAAGCACACCGTCGAGCAGCTGGAGGCGATGAATGCCCGGCACCGTCAAGCTGGCGTCAAGGCGTTTCGGCACGACGAGTTTCTGCAGACTCCGCAC GGCAGAGAAAACTGGTCACTGCCGCCCTGGTCGGTCGAGAGCCTGGAGACGAGCACGCCCAGGGTGCCGCTGCCGAGCACCGGCGACAGGAGGATACTGTCGGGCATCAAGGTCCTGGACCTGTGCCGCATCATCGCGGGCCCGACCATCGCGCGGATCCTGGGCGAGTACGGCGCAGAGGTGCTCAAGGTGACGAGCCCGAATCTGAGCGACGTGCCGTTCTTCCAGGTCGACGGAAACATGGGAAAGCGCACCGCGGCGCTGGATCTCAAAACGCCAGGGGGCCGGCGGGCGTTCGAGGAGCTGTTGAGGgatgtcgacgtcgtcgtcgacggatACCGGCCCGGCGCCATGGAGAGGCTCGGCTACGGACCGAAGGTCCtggcggacatggcggcccggcgaggcagaggcgTCGTGTACGTCAACGAGAACTGCTTCGGGTACAAGGGCGAATGGGCAGGCCGGCCGGGCTGGCAGCAAATCGCCGACTGT GTCACGGGCGTCGCGTGGGAGCAAGGGCGCTTCATGGGCCTGGACGAGCCCGTTGTTCCGCCGTTTCCCATCTCCGACTACGGCGCCGgctgcatcgccgccatcgccgccttgaCGGGCCTGTATCACCGCGCGACAAGGGGCGGGTCATGGCACGGCATGGCCTCTCTGTTACACTACGATCTGCTCCTGTTCAAGGTCGGCCTGCTCCCGCGGCACGTCCAGGAGGAGCTCCGACGACAGGCCGGGCCCGAGTTTCTCGGCTTGCGCCACGCCCACAGCGTCGAGCAGATTTCGGGCACGGCTCTGAGACGCATGCGGCAGCTGTTTCCCGAGTTTGTAGATGACGCCAGGTACTTGGACCACTGGTATGCGGAGGGATACAAGGCGAATGTATCTGTGGTTTTGCCCGTGGTGGAGATTGAGGGCTTGGATATCAGTTTTCAGAGGGCGAGTCGGCCCAATGGAAGCAATGAGGCGAGTTGGGAtggtggcgacggcggtgaGGAAGGGGATTGTAGAATAGCGGCCAGTTAG
- the hpxO gene encoding FAD-dependent urate hydroxylase, with protein sequence MGSRDTPGWRRLDVGVIGGGIGGMSVAIALRRAGHAVTIYEKSDFAGEVGASVSCAANGTRWLHEWKVDVAKGDPVVLKKLINRDWKTGEPVSVYDLEDYEERWGYVYNMFHRQYMHSMLKDSALGEEGEGTPAKLLVNHKCKNVDVEAGIIAFDNGVTAHHDVVIGADGIGSAVRSAIGIRPEKRPSEQSCLHVNVTTEEAVRLGLVDYSQHSALEYWGGQEGKWDKIVLSPCNDGRLLSYYCFFPREQGDYASQTWGGADRPVEELLSPYPELDRQVFRHLEIGREIRPWRLWIHDPYPYIHRGSVCLLGDAGHPMMPHQSQGACMAIEDAAALGILFDRDHFGGSIAEALAVYDAVRLPRVTRVQAAAAKAAYNINERIGFSVNKSTTTYKVEDPKKILTIEEMNTYDMYKDIEQHLAQRRGEAYTERFVDGLPIGLELPSGVVVGA encoded by the exons ATGGGATCCAGAGACACTCCAGGCTGGCGAAGGCTAgacgtcggcgtcatcggcggcggcatagGCGGCATGTCGGTCGCCATTGCCCTTCGCCGCGCCGGCCACGCCGTAACCATATATGAGAAGTCTGATTTTGCGGGAGAGGTGGGAGCCTCCGTGTCTTGCGCCGCCAACGGCACGAGATGGCTGCACGAGTGGAAGGTCGATGTTGCCAAGGGCGACCCCGTCGTCCTCAAGAAGCTGATCAACAGGGACTGGAAGACGGGCGAGCCTGTAAGCGTGTATGATTTGGAGGACTACGAGGAGAGATGGGGGTACGTCTACAACATGTTTCATCGGCAGTACATGCACTCCATGTTGAAGGACAGTGCGTTGGGAGAGGAAGGGGAGGGCACGCCGGCGAAGCTACTCGTCAATCACAAG TGTAAAAACGTTGATGTGGAGGCTGGAATAATCGCGTTTGACAACGGCGTCACGGCGCATCacgacgtcgtcatcggcgcGGATGGAATCGGCTCGGCGGTCCGGAGCGCCATTGGCATTCGTCCCGAGAAGCGCCCCTCGGAGCAGAGCTGCCTCCATGTCAATGTGACGACGGAAGAGGCCGTCAGGCTCGGGCTCGTCGACTACTCGCAGCACAGCGCGCTCGAGTACTGGGGCGGCCAGGAGGGCAAGTGGGATAAGATCGTGCTGTCCCCGTGCAACGACGGCAGGCTCCTGTCGTACTACTGCTTCTTCCCGCGCGAGCAGGGCGACTATGCCAGCCAGACCTGGGGAGGGGCCGACCGCCccgtcgaggagctgctcAGCCCGTATCCCGAGCTGGACCGCCAGGTGTTCAGGCACCTCGAGATCGGGAGGGAGATTCGGCCCTGGAGGCTGTGGATTCACGACCCGTATCCGTACATTCACAGGGGCAGCGTGTGTCTCCTGGGGGACGCGGGCCACCCGATGATGCCGCACCAGAGCCAGGGCGCTTGCATGGCCATTGAGGATGCCGCCGCGCTGGGTATCTTGTTTGACAGGGACCACTTTGGGGGCAGCATCGCCGAGGCCCTGGCTGTGTATGACGCAGTGCGGCTGCCGAGGGTGACGAGGGtgcaggctgctgctgcaaagGCGGCGTATAACATTAACGAGAGAATCg GGTTCTCCGTCAACAAGTCTACCACGACGTACAAGGTGGAGGACCCTAAGAAGATTCTGACAATTGAGGAGATGAACAC GTATGACATGTACAAGGATATTGAGCAGCATCTTGCTCAGAGAAGAGGGGAGGCGTACACGGAAAGGTTTGTGGATGGGTTGCCGATAGGGTTGGAGTTGCCGAGTGGTGTGGTTGTTGGGGCATGA
- the HQD2_2 gene encoding Catechol 1,2-dioxygenase, whose product MSSNQQNGAVLGREFTQNVIDAMGPKTSPRLRQVMGALISHIHDFAREVQLTTDEWMAGVELINEAGRMSNDRRNEGQLLCDVIGLESLVDDITFTTAIHSANGLTASAILGPFWRHDTPHRDNGTTITFDTPPDGQVVYMHGKVTDVTTGKPLQNASVDVWQASTNGLYEQQDDDQKEHNLRGVFHTDAEGCYSFYCLRPTPYPVPMDGPAGKLLGMMDRQVFRPAHIHLMVQQEGYKSLTTQIFDHKCKYLDKDSVFAVKDELKVEFVPRKGDPQAPLELEYNITLAKTS is encoded by the exons ATGTCGTCCAACCAACAAaacggcgccgtcttgggcCGAGAATTCACCCAGAATGTCATTGACGCCATGGGGCCCAAGACGAGCCCTCGGCTGCGGCAGGTTATGGGCGCCCTGATCTCGCACATCCACGACTTTGCGCGCGAGGTGCAGCTCACCACCGACGAGTGGATGGCCGGCGTCGAGCTGATTAACGAGGCAGGGCGCATGAGCAACGACAGGCGCAACGAGGGACAGCTGCTCTGCGACGTCATCGGCCTGGAATC cctcgtcgacgacatcaccttcaccaccgccatccacAGCGCCAACGGCCTCACGGCATCTGCAATCCTCGGCCCCTTCTGGAGACACGACACACCGCACAGGGACAacggcaccaccatcacctTTGACACGCCGCCCGACGGACAGGTCGTCTACATGCACGGCAAGGTGACCGACGTCACGACTGGGAAGCCGCTGCAGAATGCCTCCGTCGACGTCTGGCAAGCATCCACCAACG GCCTTTACGAGCAGCAAGACGACGACCAGAAGGAGCACAATCTCCGCGGCGTCTTCCACACCGACGCCGAGGGCTGCTACTCCTTCTACTGCCTCCGTCCGACGCCCTACCCGGTGCCCATGGACGGGCCTGCGGGAAAGCTGCTCGGCATGATGGACCGCCAAGTGTTTCGCCCTGCGCACATTCACCTCATG GTCCAACAAGAGGGCTACAAGTCCTTGACTACCCAGATCTTCGACCACAAGTGCAAATACCTCGACAAGGACTCCGTgtttgccgtcaaggacgaGCTCAAGGTCGAGTTTGTGCCGCGAAAGGGCGACCCGCAAGCCCCCCTCGAGCTGGAGTACAATATTACGCTGGCAAAGACGTCTTGA
- the himE_2 gene encoding Efflux pump himE encodes MSSSDLPDHRISFGPDANCTLSTCPIEASVYQYRPSLPANSVLLALFALALAVHAVLGIRRRTWGFMAFMIVGCLVEIVGYAARILLYKNPFDFIAFLIQIIFITTGPVFYTAAIYVTLSKTINYLAPQLSRFNPKFFYWIFIPADLVCLALQAAGGALSTQTKGSSDTGVNITMAGLVLQVVVIFVFVVAFADYMVRYTRHPGTQALTPRVRLFLSFLGLAVVLILGRSVYRAYELSKGYRGSDLITDEGLFIGLEGVLIIIAAFALCVGHPGLLFSPKANVAGSNSASDVEKQVAGI; translated from the exons ATGTCGTCCTCCGATCTACCAGACCACCGGATCAGCTTTGGCCCCGACGCCAACTGCACGCTCTCCACATGTCCCATCGAAGCCAGCGTCTACCAGTACCGTCCATCGCTGCCCGCAAACTCCGTCTTGCTCGCCctcttcgccctcgccctcgccgtccacgCCGTGCTCGGCATCCGCCGCCGAACCTGGGGCTTCATGGCCTTCATGATAGTCGGGTGCCTCGTCGAGATTGTCGGGTACGCAGCCCGCATCCTCCTGTACAAGAACCCGTTCGACTTCATCGCCTTCCTCATCCaaatcatcttcatcaccaccggGCCCGTCTTCTACACGGCCGCCATCTACGTGACGCTGTCCAAGAC CATCAACTACCTCGCGCCGCAGCTTTCTCGGTTCAACCCCAAGTTCTTCTACTGGATCTTCATCCCTGCCGATCTGGTATGCCTCGCGCTGCAGGCCGCGGGCGGCGCGCTGTCCACTCAGACCAAGGGGTCGAGCGATACGGGAGTCAACATCACAATGGCGGGCTTGGTGCTGCAAGTCGTTGTGATTTTCGTCTTTGTCGTTGCCTTTGCAGACTACATGGTGCGGTATACTCGGCATCCCGGCACGCAGGCCCTGACGCCGAGAGTGCGGCTGTTCCTGTCCTTTCTGGGACTGGCAGTCGTCCTGATTTTGGGCCGGTCCGTCTACCGAGCGTACGAGTTGAGCAAGGGCTACCGGGGCTCGGATCTGATTACGGACGAGGGGTTGTTTATTGGTCTTGAGGGAGT GCTGATTATTATTGCCGCATTCGCGTTGTGTGTTGGGCATCCAGGGCTGTTGTTCAGCCCCAAGGCGAATGTTGCTGGATCGAATTCTGCATCAGATGTTGAAAAGCAAGTGGCCGGGATCTAA